In Camelina sativa cultivar DH55 chromosome 16, Cs, whole genome shotgun sequence, a single window of DNA contains:
- the LOC104751610 gene encoding alcohol dehydrogenase class-P, whose protein sequence is MSTTTGQIIRCKAAVAWEAGKPLVMEEVEVAPPQKHEVRIKILFTSLCHTDVYFWEAKGQTPLFPRIFGHEAGGIVESVGEGVTDLQPGDHVLPIFTGECGDCPHCHSEESNMCDLLRINTERGGMIHDGESRFSIKGKPIHHFLGTSTFSEYTVVHSGQVAKINPDAPLDKVCIVSCGLSTGLGATLNVAKPKKGQSVAIFGLGAVGLAAAEGARIAGASRIIGVDLNPSRFDQAKKFGVTEFVNPKDHDKPVQQVIAEMTNGGVDRSVECTGSVQAMIQAFECVHDGWGVAVLVGVPSKDDAFKSHPMNFLNERTLKGTFFGNYKPKTDIPGVVEKYMNKELEIEKFITHTVPFSEINKAFDYMLKGESIRCIITMGA, encoded by the exons ATGTCAACCACCACCGGACAGATCATTCGATGcaaag CTGCTGTGGCATGGGAAGCCGGAAAGCCACTGGTGATGGAGGAAGTAGAGGTTGCTCCACCGCAGAAACACGAAGTTCGTATCAAGATTCTCTTCACTTCCCTCTGTCACACCGATGTTTACTTCTGGGAAGCTaag GGACAAACACCGTTGTTTCCTCGTATCTTCGGTCATGAAGCTGGAGG gattgttgagAGTGTTGGAGAAGGAGTGACTGATCTTCAACCAGGAGATCATGTTTTACCCATCTTCACCGGAGAGTGTGGAGATTGTCCTCACTGTCACTCTGAGGAGTCCAACATGTGTGATCTTCTCAGGATCAACACTGAGCGAGGCGGGATGATTCACGACGGTGAATCAAGATTCTCCATTAAGGGCAAACCGATTCATCATTTCCTCGGGACATCCACGTTTAGTGAGTACACTGTGGTTCACTCTGGTCAGGTCGCTAAGATCAATCCGGATGCTCCTCTAGACAAAGTCTGTATCGTCAGTTGTGGTTTATCCACTGGGTTAGGAGCTACTTTGAATGTGGCTAAACCCAAAAAAGGTCAAAGTGTCGCTATCTTCGGACTCGGTGCTGTTGGTTTAGCCGCTGCTGAAGGTGCTAGAATCGCTGGTGCTTCTAGGATCATTGGTGTTGATCTTAACCCCAGCAGATTTGATCAAG CTAAGAAATTCGGTGTGACCGAGTTTGTGAACCCAAAGGACCATGACAAACCAGTTCAACAGGTGATCGCTGAAATGACCAATGGTGGGGTGGACAGGAGTGTGGAGTGTACAGGAAGCGTTCAGGCCATGATTCAAGCATTTGAATGTGTTCATGAT GGCTGGGGTGTTGCGGTGCTAGTCGGTGTGCCAAGCAAAGACGATGCCTTCAAGTCTCATCCCATGAATTTCTTGAATGAGAGGACTCTAAAGGGTACTTTCTTTGGGAACTACAAACCCAAAACTGACATTCCCGGGGTTGTCGAAAAGTACATGAACAAG GAGCTGGAGATTGAGAAATTCATCACTCACACAGTACCATTCTCAGAGATCAACAAGGCCTTTGATTACATGTTGAAGGGAGAGAGTATCCGTTGCATCATCACGATGGGTGCTTGA
- the LOC104751606 gene encoding peroxidase 13-like produces the protein MCRRIREDISIPLFGPKMITVALLLVSFSFYGQLGYSEAQLEFGFYSETCPRAESIIRDVVQQAVTNDPGKAAVLLRLQFHDCFVEGCDGSILIKHDGKDDERFAAGNAGVAGFDVIDKAKSELERLCPGVVSCADIVALAARDAIVETKGPFYEVPTGRRDGRIASDGHATNLPDVQDSINSLKSKFREKGLSDQDLVLLSAGAHTIGTTACFFVIQRLDAQDPTIDPEFFQILRSKCPRGGDVNVRIPLDWDSQFVFDDQILRNIKNGRGVILSDSVLYQDNNMKAVIDSYLETNQSSVKAHFAADFTKAMVKMGAIGVKIGVEGEIRRLCNATN, from the exons ATGTGCCGTAGAATACGAGAAGATATATCGATTCCTTTGTTTGGTCCGAAAATGATCACTGTTGCATTATTACTAGTCTCGTTTTCTTTTTATGGTCAATTAGGTTATTCGGAGGCACAACTAGAGTTTGGATTCTATTCAGAAACATGTCCAAGAGCAGAATCAATCATACGCGATGTTGTTCAGCAGGCGGTGACCAACGACCCCGGAAAGGCTGCTGTCTTACTCCGTCTCCAGTTCCACGATTGCTTCGTTGAG GGTTGTGATGGGTCGATACTAATCAAGCACGATGGGAAAGATGACGAAAGGTTTGCCGCAGGTAATGCGGGTGTGGCTGGTTTCGATGTTATTGACAAAGCCAAATCAGAGCTTGAACGTCTTTGTCCGGGCGTTGTGTCTTGCGCGGACATCGTTGCTCTTGCTGCTAGAGATGCTATCGTTGAG ACAAAAGGACCATTTTATGAGGTTCCAACCGGTAGGAGAGACGGTCGGATTGCAAGTGATGGTCATGCTACGAACTTACCAGATGTTCAAGATTCTATAAACTccttgaaatcaaaatttagagaaaaagGGCTTTCAGAtcaagatcttgtacttcttagTGCTG gtGCACATACTATCGGTACAACAGCATGCTTCTTTGTCATACAACGTCTAGATGCTCAAGATCCTACGATAGATCCAGAATTCTTTCAAATCTTGAGATCAAAATGTCCCCGTGGTGGTGATGTTAATGTCAGGATTCCTTTGGATTGGGATAGCCAGTTTGTGTTTGATGACCAAATCTTGCGAAACATTAAAAATGGTCGAGGTGTCATTTTATCGGACTCTGTCTTGTACCAAGACAATAATATGAAGGCAGTCATTGATTCGTACCTAGAAACTAATCAAAGTTCAGTTAAAGCTCATTTTGCTGCGGATTTCACAAAAGCCATGGTAAAGATGGGTGCTATTGGAGTGAAAATCGGTGTTGAAGGAGAGATTAGACGTTTATGCAATGCTACAAACTAG
- the LOC104751607 gene encoding auxin efflux carrier component 6-like — protein sequence MITGNEFYAVMCAMAPLYFAMFVAYGSVKWWKIFTATQCSGINRFVSVFAVPILSFHFISQNNPYKMDTMFILSDTLSKIFVFVLLSLWAFFFKSGGLDWLITLFSIATLPNTLVMGIPLLQAMYGDYTQNLMVQLVVLQCIIWYTLLLFLFELRAARLLIRAEFPGEAAGSIAKIQVDDDVISLDGMDPLRTETETDVNGRIRLRIRRSISSVPDSVMSSSLCLTPRASNLSNAEIFSVNTPNNRFFSGGGGSGTLQFYNGNNEIMFCNGDLGAFGFTRPGYGASPRRLSGYASSDAYSLQPTPRASNFNELDVNGNGTPVWMKSPVAGRIYRQSSPKMMWESGQRHVAKDHINVPEKEISFRDALKAAPHTAAAGCTASMEEGAAEKDTTPAADIGKQEMPSAAVMVRLILTVVGRKLSRNPNTYSSLLGLIWSLISFKWNIAMPSIVAFSIKIISDAGLGMAMFSLGLFMALQPKMIACGTKKAIIGMLIRFISGPLFMAAASLLVGLRGSRLHAAIVQVKVCXGIVPFVFAREYGLHPDLLSTLVIFGMIVSLPVTILYYVLLGL from the exons ATGATCACGGGAAACGAATTTTACGCGGTGATGTGTGCCATGGCACCACTCTACTTCGCCATGTTCGTGGCTTATGGATCGGTGAAGTGGTGGAAGATCTTCACGGCGACGCAATGTTCCGGAATCAACCGTTTTGTCTCGGTTTTCGCCGTACCGATCCTCTCTTTCCACTTCATCTCACAAAATAACCCTTACAAAATGGACACTATGTTCATCCTCTCTGACACTTTGTCCAAAATCTTCGTCTTCGTTTTGCTCTCTCTATGGGCCTTTTTCTTCAAATCCGGTGGTCTTGACTGGCTTATCACTCTCTTCTCAATCGCCACTCTCCCTAACACTCTTGTCATGGGCATCCCTTTGCTTCAAGCCATGTATGGAGATTACACTCAAAACCTCATGGTCCAACTCGTTGTTCTTCAATGCATCATTTG gtaTACCCTACTACTCTTCCTCTTCGAACTCCGGGCAGCTAGGTTGCTCATCCGAGCCGAGTTTCCGGGTGAAGCAGCCGGGTCAATCGCCAAGATCCAAGTCGACGATGACGTCATCTCCTTGGACGGCATGGATCCGCTCCGTACAGAAACAGAAACCGATGTCAACGGTCGGATCAGGCTAAGGATCCGACGGTCCATATCATCCGTACCGGATTCTGTTATGTCCTCCTCCTTATGTCTAACCCCTCGAGCCTCTAACCTTTCCAACGCCGAGATTTTCTCCGTCAACACTCCTAATAACCGTTTCTTTagcggcggaggaggaagcGGTACGCTTCAGTTTTATAACGGTAATAACGAGATCATGTTTTGTAACGGAGATCTAGGCGCGTTCGGGTTTACTCGACCCGGATACGGTGCAAGTCCTAGGAGGCTCTCTGGTTACGCTTCCTCGGATGCTTACTCGTTGCAGCCAACGCCACGTGCCTCCAACTTTAACGAGCTTGACGTTAACGGAAACGGTACACCGGTTTGGATGAAATCTCCCGTCGCCGGGAGAATATACCGGCAATCTTCGCCGAAGATGATGTGGGAGTCTGGTCAGAGACATGTAGCTAAGGATCATATCAATG TGCCAGAGAAGGAGATCAGCTTCAGAGACGCACTTAAGGCTGCACCACATACTGCGGCAGCCGGTTGTACTGCTTCCATGGAAGAAGGAGCCGCTGAAAAAGACACAACTCCGGCGGCTGATATAGGCAAGCAAGAAATGCCAAGTGCCGCTGTTATGGTGCGACTCATATTAACAGTCGTGGGACGCAAGCTTTCAAGAAACCCTAACACATATTCCAGCCTCTTAGGACTAATCTGGTCACTTATATCCTTCAA ATGGAATATAGCGATGCCAAGTATAGTGGCATTCTCGATAAAGATCATCTCAGATGCAGGTCTTGGGATGGCTATGTTTAGTTTAG gTCTGTTCATGGCGCTGCAGCCAAAGATGATCGCTTGTGGGACAAAGAAAGCGATAATAGGGATGTTGATCAGGTTCATCTCAGGTCCTCTTTTCATGGCTGCTGCTTCCCTTCTTGTCGGATTGAGAGGTTCTAGGTTACACGCTGCCATCGTACAGGTAAAAGTTTG ttNAGGGATAGTACCGTTTGTGTTTGCGAGGGAGTACGGTTTGCATCCAGACTTGCTCAGTACATT GGTTATCTTTGGTATGATAGTATCTTTACCGGTAACTATTCTCTACTACGTGCTCTTGGGCCTATGA
- the LOC109124879 gene encoding uncharacterized protein LOC109124879: MNRSFFNRKKMASPIEKPVSSSVLHLPEKMDSICCFRPNQSCPRISVLPAFCISSFSAVNRFRSTTSLRFPAAPFRRIPNSSFVTHAKKSKRKTSIVEPNPSIVEPNPNKVEESLFQDEEEEEDELVLPEEIQDELLTDGEYDEDDDDFEFDESEEEELYAGDGGGGGGIKLAGTLWDKEALALAERVCESFEGELGIYAFKTLPNSTIQVRIERLTSKFGSPTMEDIEAYSTIYRAKLAEAELAKSIPDNISLEVLSPGVERVVRVPQDLDRYKDRPMYVRYTNEDSETEGDGIFRLVSFDVETKSCIWGIADIRVNREKAGKGRPLSKKQREWRLDTAFESLRLVRLHSEC, translated from the exons ATGAACCGGAGTTTTTTTAACCGCAAAAAAATGGCCTCACCAATCGAGAAACCAGtctcttcttcagttcttcacTTGCCGGAGAAGATGGATTCGATTTGTTGTTTCCGACCGAATCAATCCTGTCCTAGAATTTCAGTTTTGCCTGCTTTCTGCATAAGTAGTTTTTCCGCCGTCAATCGTTTCCGTTCAACGACGAGTCTTCGATTTCCGGCGGCGCCGTTTCGTCGGATTCCAAACTCGTCCTTCGTGACTCACGCGAAGAAGAGTAAGAGGAAAACGAGTATCGTTGAACCTAATCCGAGTATCGTTGAACCTAATCCGAACAAAGTCGAAGAATCTCTCtttcaagatgaagaagaagaagaagatgagctagTTCTTCCCGAAGAGATTCAAGACG AGTTACTAACGGATGGTGAATACGACGAAGACGACGATGACTTTGAATTCGATGAGAGCGAGGAGGAAGAACTCTAT GCTGGAGAtggaggtggtggaggaggcATTAAACTTGCTGGAACGTTATGGGACAAAGAAGCATTGGCATTAGCTGAGAGAGTATGCGAGTCTTTTGAAGGTGAGTTAGGCATTTATGCCTTCAAGACTCTGCCTAATTCAACCATACAAGTGAGAATCGAGCGGCTCACTAGCAAGTTTGGTTCCCCAACGATGGAAGATATTGAAGCATATTCAACAATATACAGAGCAAAATTGGCTGAAGCCGAACTCGCCAAGTCTATACCGGACAATATCTCTCTAGAG GTTTTATCTCCTGGTGTCGAAAGGGTGGTAAGAGTTCCGCAGGATCTTGATCGGTATAAGGATAGGCCCATGTATGTGAGGTACACTAACGAGGACAGTGAGACTGAAGGTGATGGTATTTTCAGGTTGGTTTCTTTCGATGTGGAAACCAAAAGCTGTATTTGGGGGATAGCTGACATTCGAGTAAACCGAGAAAAGGCAGGCAAAGGCAGACCTTTGAGCAAGAAGCAAAGAGAATGGCGACTCGATACGGCTTTCGAGTCACTAAGGTTAGTCCGTTTGCATTCTGAATGTTGA